TCAAAAAATTGATAACAACCCGGCTGATTTGGAATAACAGCAAGTGTATTTTTTATATCATCGTTCATTTCTTAACAATGAAAACACAAAATCAAACAGAGATTAGAATTTAATAATTGAATTTATTTCAACGTCTGTCGGGAAATGCAGTCTTCCCTCCAGCTCTTCAAGTTCAATTAAAAAGTTTATATATATTTTTTTTACTCCTAGTTTCTTTACCAGATTGTATGCCGCAACCATAGTGCCACCAGTTGCAAGAAGGTCGTCATGAAGTAATACAACATCATCTTCATTCAACGCATCTTCATGAATTTGAATAGTATCTTCACCGTATTCTTTAGTGTAAGTTTCTTCAATTACATTATATGGTAATTTTCCCGGTTTACGAATTGGTACAAATCCTGCATTAAGCTTTATTGCAGTTGCAGGACCCATGAAAAAGCCTCTTGATTCAATACCTACAACTTTAGTAATACCTTTTT
This portion of the Lascolabacillus massiliensis genome encodes:
- a CDS encoding adenine phosphoribosyltransferase, encoding MSIETLTKSVRNIPDFPIPGIQFKDITTLFQSASHLKELSEILYDLYKEKGITKVVGIESRGFFMGPATAIKLNAGFVPIRKPGKLPYNVIEETYTKEYGEDTIQIHEDALNEDDVVLLHDDLLATGGTMVAAYNLVKKLGVKKIYINFLIELEELEGRLHFPTDVEINSIIKF